The following are encoded in a window of Chitinophagaceae bacterium genomic DNA:
- a CDS encoding alpha/beta hydrolase: MKYFILALISFSTLCGTAQDSLKYTKTELIYGRKDGMALTMMMLAPRQHANGKAIIYVLSGNWVSSERMLEAFPERSGLYIDAGYTVFGVMVGCQPRYAIPDEVTDLKRAVRFVRYNAAKFKIDGERIGITGSSSGGHLSLMIATADEVADTRSSDPVDKISARVQAAAVFYPPTDFLNYGKPNTFSTVSQAGLALMGVAGAFDFKVWNDTTRTYVPVTSLEKRMQIAKENSPINFVSSDDPPVLIIYGNKDIVVPMQQSESFIARLREAKVPCNYIIKDGGGHGWRNRDVEEKNFIDWFDTYLK, encoded by the coding sequence ATGAAGTACTTCATCCTGGCCCTCATCAGTTTTTCAACGCTGTGCGGGACTGCACAGGACAGTTTAAAATACACTAAAACGGAGCTCATTTATGGCCGCAAGGACGGCATGGCCCTGACCATGATGATGCTGGCACCCAGGCAGCATGCCAATGGCAAAGCGATCATCTACGTGCTCAGCGGCAACTGGGTCTCTTCCGAAAGGATGCTGGAAGCTTTCCCGGAAAGATCGGGCCTGTATATAGATGCCGGGTATACTGTATTTGGGGTAATGGTGGGTTGCCAGCCTCGCTATGCAATACCGGATGAAGTTACTGACCTGAAAAGGGCTGTGCGTTTTGTACGTTACAATGCAGCAAAATTCAAAATAGACGGGGAACGCATCGGTATCACCGGTTCTTCTTCCGGTGGCCATTTATCTTTAATGATCGCAACGGCCGATGAGGTTGCTGATACAAGGTCTTCAGACCCGGTTGACAAGATTTCTGCCCGCGTGCAGGCTGCTGCCGTGTTTTACCCGCCAACCGATTTCCTGAATTATGGCAAGCCCAATACTTTTTCCACCGTTAGCCAGGCAGGACTGGCACTGATGGGAGTTGCCGGCGCTTTCGATTTTAAAGTATGGAACGATACCACCCGTACTTATGTACCGGTAACCAGCCTGGAAAAGCGGATGCAGATCGCAAAAGAAAATTCCCCCATAAACTTTGTCAGCTCAGATGATCCCCCTGTACTCATCATTTACGGAAATAAAGACATCGTGGTTCCCATGCAGCAGTCAGAATCGTTCATAGCCAGGTTGAGGGAAGCAAAGGTTCCCTGCAACTACATCATTAAAGACGGCGGTGGCCACGGCTGGAGGAACAGGGACGTGGAAGAGAAGAATTTTATAGATTGGTTTGATACGTATCTAAAGTAA
- a CDS encoding NAD-dependent epimerase/dehydratase family protein yields the protein MRIALTGASGHLGSALLQEICKRNIPANALSRDEKAASLKDLPVEIVKGDLFDTGSLKKLMQDCDVLIHSAAVISVNGDPRGLVHRTNVEGTRSVIDIARQAGVKRCIHISSIHAYRQQPSSHILDEQRDPVDENAFAYDRSKLAGQQIALDANGRGMETIVVNPTSIIGPHDFKPSLMGQVIIDLYRGRLPFIFNGGFDFCDCRDVANAILNATTLGSPGESYLLGGKWHSLKQLVQMISAVSAKNINVVALPAAAAKAGLPFVKALASLQRKEPLYTREALEALFNGNRCISSDKAKTALNYTSRPLQETLQDTIQWFKNKGYLGY from the coding sequence ATGAGAATTGCGTTGACCGGTGCAAGCGGCCATTTGGGTTCGGCCCTGCTGCAGGAGATCTGCAAAAGAAATATTCCTGCCAATGCATTGTCACGGGATGAGAAAGCTGCCTCCCTTAAAGACCTGCCGGTTGAAATAGTAAAGGGCGACCTGTTTGATACGGGCTCATTAAAAAAACTGATGCAGGATTGTGATGTTCTTATTCATAGTGCGGCCGTAATTTCTGTGAACGGAGATCCCAGGGGCCTCGTTCACCGGACAAATGTAGAAGGAACAAGGTCGGTAATAGACATTGCCAGGCAGGCCGGCGTAAAACGATGCATCCACATCAGTTCCATTCATGCTTACCGGCAACAACCCTCTTCACATATTTTAGATGAACAGCGGGACCCTGTTGATGAAAATGCCTTTGCATACGACCGTTCCAAACTGGCCGGGCAGCAGATCGCACTGGATGCCAACGGGCGGGGCATGGAAACGATCGTTGTTAACCCCACTTCCATCATAGGCCCGCATGATTTCAAACCTTCCTTAATGGGACAGGTGATCATTGACCTGTACAGGGGCCGGCTTCCCTTTATTTTCAACGGTGGATTTGATTTCTGCGATTGCAGGGATGTTGCCAATGCCATCCTGAATGCAACTACCCTGGGAAGCCCCGGCGAATCATACCTGCTGGGCGGAAAGTGGCACAGCCTGAAACAACTGGTACAGATGATCTCAGCCGTATCTGCCAAAAACATCAACGTGGTTGCCTTGCCTGCCGCTGCTGCAAAAGCAGGCCTGCCTTTCGTGAAAGCACTGGCTTCCCTGCAACGGAAAGAACCGCTTTATACCCGGGAAGCGCTGGAAGCCCTGTTCAATGGAAACCGCTGCATCAGCAGTGATAAAGCAAAAACAGCATTGAATTACACAAGCCGTCCGCTCCAGGAAACGCTTCAGGATACTATACAATGGTTTAAGAATAAAGGTTATCTTGGTTACTAA
- a CDS encoding DNA gyrase/topoisomerase IV subunit A: MAKSKNKEEYEHTDSGIGGQYKTWFLDYASYVILERAVPAIEDGLKPVQRRILHAMKEMDDGRFNKVANIIGQSMQYHPHGDASIGDALVNLGQKDLLIDTQGNWGDVRTGDEAAASRYIEARLSKFALEVAFNAKTTEWALSYDGRKNEPVTLPMKFPLLLAQGAEGIAVGLATKILPHNFCELIDASIKYLRGKRFELLPDFQTGGTMDASNYNDGVRGGKIRVRAIIEEQDKKTLVIKSVPFGVTTTQLMESIVKANDQGKIKIRKVTDHTAAEVEIIVELAQGISPDITIDALYAFTDCEVSISPNTCVIENDKPRFLKVSELLKTSADNTRELLRRELEIRLAELQEKWHYTSLEKIFFEEKIYKELEKKHETWEKVLEAIDKAFTPFKKQLKRAITREDIIKLTEKPVRRIYRLDIDELNDQIKALEADIKQVKHDLANLTDYAVAYYENLLKKYGKGRERKTETRLFDVIQAKTVAIANTKLYANFADGFIGTGLKKDELVAEVSDFDDIIAFTKGGIMKVVKVSDKVFIGKDIIHVAVFQKNDERTTYNMVYVDSKTGVSFAKRFNVTGITRDKEYDLTKGSEKSRVHYFSANANGEAEVVKVILSPNCSARIKEFDFYFEEQDIKGRGSIGNQVTKYPVKSVKFKEAGKSTLDAKKLWFDNKFGRLNTEEKGEYLGKFDAEDRLLVIYNDGNYEITDQELTQRFDTEKVLLLEKFDPGKIITAVYFDKEKLQYSVKRFRIETSTLHNKFFFIKEGDGNYLETVTTDEEPILAMQSGRGAQVRKAKVKITKVVEVMGWKALGNKLADYSKSIEMEWEQKHPNNSQPELFE, translated from the coding sequence AAGAACAAAGAAGAATACGAGCACACCGACTCCGGTATCGGTGGCCAGTACAAGACCTGGTTCCTGGATTATGCCAGTTATGTGATCCTGGAAAGGGCGGTTCCTGCCATTGAAGACGGATTGAAACCGGTACAGCGCCGTATACTGCATGCCATGAAAGAAATGGATGATGGCAGGTTTAATAAAGTAGCCAACATCATCGGGCAAAGCATGCAATACCATCCGCATGGCGATGCTTCCATTGGCGATGCCCTGGTGAACCTGGGGCAAAAGGACCTGCTGATCGATACGCAGGGAAACTGGGGCGACGTACGCACCGGTGATGAAGCCGCCGCATCAAGGTATATTGAGGCCAGGCTGAGCAAATTTGCTTTGGAAGTGGCCTTCAATGCAAAAACAACCGAATGGGCGTTGAGTTACGACGGAAGAAAAAATGAACCGGTGACCCTGCCCATGAAATTTCCCTTGCTGCTGGCCCAGGGCGCTGAAGGCATTGCCGTAGGCCTGGCAACGAAGATACTTCCTCACAATTTCTGTGAACTGATAGATGCATCCATTAAATACCTGCGTGGCAAGCGCTTTGAATTACTGCCCGATTTCCAGACAGGCGGCACCATGGATGCCAGCAATTACAATGACGGTGTCCGGGGCGGAAAGATCAGGGTGAGGGCTATCATTGAAGAGCAGGATAAGAAAACACTGGTGATAAAAAGTGTTCCGTTCGGTGTTACCACCACCCAGTTGATGGAAAGCATTGTAAAAGCCAACGACCAGGGTAAGATAAAGATCCGGAAAGTGACCGATCATACTGCCGCAGAGGTGGAGATCATTGTGGAACTGGCCCAGGGCATTTCACCGGACATTACCATTGATGCCTTATATGCTTTTACCGATTGTGAAGTAAGCATCTCTCCCAACACCTGTGTAATTGAAAATGATAAGCCAAGGTTCTTAAAAGTAAGTGAACTCCTGAAAACCTCTGCCGATAATACCCGTGAGTTGCTGCGCCGGGAACTGGAAATACGGCTGGCCGAACTGCAGGAGAAATGGCACTATACATCGCTGGAGAAAATATTCTTTGAAGAAAAGATATACAAGGAGCTGGAGAAAAAACACGAGACCTGGGAAAAAGTGCTGGAAGCAATTGACAAGGCTTTCACTCCTTTCAAGAAACAACTGAAAAGGGCCATTACCCGGGAAGACATCATCAAGCTGACCGAAAAGCCGGTACGCCGCATCTACCGGCTGGATATTGATGAACTGAATGACCAGATAAAAGCGCTGGAGGCAGACATCAAACAGGTCAAACATGACCTGGCAAACCTTACCGATTATGCCGTGGCATATTATGAGAACCTCCTGAAAAAATACGGCAAAGGCAGGGAGCGCAAAACAGAGACCAGGTTATTTGATGTGATACAGGCCAAAACGGTTGCCATTGCCAATACAAAGCTGTATGCAAACTTTGCGGATGGTTTTATCGGTACCGGGCTCAAAAAAGACGAACTGGTTGCCGAGGTATCAGACTTTGATGACATCATCGCTTTTACCAAGGGCGGGATCATGAAGGTGGTGAAAGTATCCGATAAGGTATTCATCGGAAAGGACATCATTCATGTGGCCGTTTTCCAGAAGAATGACGAACGCACTACCTACAATATGGTCTATGTGGACAGCAAGACGGGCGTGAGTTTTGCCAAGCGGTTTAATGTTACCGGCATTACCAGGGATAAGGAATATGACCTGACGAAGGGATCCGAAAAAAGCAGGGTGCATTATTTTTCGGCCAATGCAAACGGCGAGGCCGAAGTAGTGAAAGTGATCCTGAGCCCCAACTGCAGCGCCCGGATAAAAGAATTTGATTTTTATTTTGAAGAACAGGACATCAAGGGCAGGGGAAGCATCGGCAACCAGGTTACCAAGTACCCGGTCAAATCCGTTAAGTTCAAAGAAGCTGGTAAATCCACACTGGATGCAAAGAAACTCTGGTTCGATAATAAGTTTGGCCGGCTCAATACCGAAGAGAAAGGGGAGTACCTGGGTAAGTTTGATGCCGAAGACCGGCTGCTGGTGATCTACAATGACGGCAATTATGAGATAACCGACCAGGAACTGACCCAGCGTTTTGATACCGAAAAGGTTTTGCTGCTTGAAAAATTCGACCCGGGAAAGATCATCACCGCCGTTTATTTCGATAAAGAAAAACTCCAGTACAGTGTAAAGCGGTTCAGGATAGAGACCTCTACCCTGCACAATAAATTCTTCTTCATCAAGGAAGGGGATGGCAATTATCTTGAAACGGTTACCACCGATGAAGAACCCATACTGGCCATGCAAAGCGGCAGGGGGGCACAGGTGCGTAAAGCAAAAGTTAAAATTACCAAAGTGGTGGAAGTGATGGGCTGGAAAGCGCTGGGCAACAAGCTTGCAGATTACAGCAAGTCAATTGAGATGGAATGGGAGCAGAAACACCCGAACAATTCACAGCCTGAGTTGTTTGAATAA
- a CDS encoding 3-oxo-5-alpha-steroid 4-dehydrogenase gives MLISFPTYQAIIYTWIGIAVFIFFLLLRITAPYGRHSSANWGPQIDNRFGWFFMEFPALVVMSYVLIRNMTTHSMAIGIMTGLYCLHYFNRSFIFPFRLHTKGKKMPVLIMASGIFFNLCNTFLLGYYFSNFAVNENDWLTDTRFIAGMLIFMLGAWINWRSDNILINLRRPDETGYKIPRGWLFNQVSCPNMFGELIEWAGFAILCWNLPALTFFIWTSANLIPRALAHHKWYKEQFEEYPGDRKAVIPFLL, from the coding sequence ATGCTGATCTCCTTCCCTACTTACCAGGCAATCATATATACATGGATCGGCATCGCTGTTTTCATCTTTTTCCTTCTCCTGCGTATCACTGCTCCTTATGGAAGACATAGTTCTGCCAACTGGGGGCCACAGATCGATAACCGCTTCGGCTGGTTCTTTATGGAATTCCCGGCGCTTGTTGTTATGAGCTATGTTTTGATCAGGAATATGACAACCCATTCGATGGCCATCGGGATCATGACCGGGCTTTACTGCCTGCATTATTTCAACCGCAGTTTTATATTCCCTTTCCGGCTGCATACCAAAGGAAAAAAAATGCCGGTGCTCATCATGGCTTCCGGCATATTCTTTAATCTCTGCAATACGTTTCTCCTGGGGTACTATTTCAGCAATTTTGCAGTCAATGAGAATGACTGGCTCACCGATACGAGGTTCATTGCCGGGATGCTGATCTTCATGCTGGGGGCATGGATAAACTGGAGGTCAGATAATATCCTTATCAACCTGCGGAGGCCCGATGAAACAGGTTATAAGATACCCCGGGGCTGGCTGTTCAACCAGGTGAGTTGTCCGAATATGTTTGGTGAACTGATCGAGTGGGCGGGTTTTGCAATACTGTGCTGGAATTTACCGGCGCTTACCTTTTTTATCTGGACATCAGCCAATCTTATTCCCAGGGCACTGGCCCATCACAAATGGTACAAAGAACAATTTGAAGAATATCCCGGTGACCGAAAAGCGGTCATCCCTTTTTTACTTTAG